The genomic window TGAATACAGCTCGTAATGGTGAAGAAATATCACCAGGTGATAGCGTACCTGTGGCAACTTGATATAAAAGTGGCTGAAATAGGTGAAAGTTACGTTTATCGATCAGAGTAACATTTACATTCGCTTTCTTCAGAGTCTTTGCTGTATACAGTCCACCAAAGCCACCACCAATGATTACAACCTGATGTGGTGCATTCTTCTCAAGTGAAACTACCATAAAACATAATTCCTTTTGTTAAGGGGGTTGTAACTATTCTTAACAAAGGTGTAACAGAATTATGATACCGCTTGCCGTTTATTTAGAACAATTGAAAAAACAATAAACGTAGTCAAGACTGCCGATTTCGTCATAAAACAGTTTAATTTGCAAGCAAGAGCCTTGATTAGAGGCAGGGGGCAGGGGGCAGGGGGCAGGGGGCAGGGGGAAGAGGGGACTAGAAGACAAAAGTTTTATATATCAAGGCTTTTGCTTGTTTGAAATGGTGTTCACCAATGATTTAAAATTAATTTAATTGATTGCGAATTGCGTTAGCGTTCGCGGTAGCGTCTCGTAGAGAAGCGGGGCGGGAGCATCGTTGCGAATTGCGTTAGCGTAGCGGTAGCGAGTCATCGAGCGTCATTGCGAATTGCGAATTGCGAATTGATTTTATTATCCCCCATTCTTAATCCATGCCCAAAGAAATTGAACGTAAATTTTTAGTCAAAGACGATAGTTGGCGACAACTAGCTAAAGGTAGTTTATATCGCCAAGGATATATTTCTAGTCAAGGGGCGACTGTACGCATCCGCATTGTGGGAAATCAAGGCTATCTCACCATCAAAGGCCCTACTATTAACTATTCTCGCTCGGAATTTGAGTATCAGATTCCTTTAGCAGATGCTCAAGAAATGTTAGATACATTATGTGTTCGTCCTTTAATTGAAAAAACCAGATACAAAATAAATGTAGGTGGTTTAGTTTGGGAAGTAGACGACTTTGCAGGAGCTAATCAAGGATTGATATTAGCAGAAGTTGAACTGACTGATGAAGCGCAACAAATTGAACTACCCCAATGGATTGGGGAAGAAGTCTCTGGAGACCTCAAATATTACAATAGCTATTTAGTCAAACATCCTTTTTCTGAATGGTAATAATTGATTTTATCATCATCAATTATTCCTCAGAGTCAATCAACTGGGTTTCTGAAGCCTCGCAATTCTTAATCGATTTGTCACTACCGCACAGCCAACCTTCGTACAGCTGCAACTAATTCGTCTGCGTTCAGAGGCTTGGCTAAGTGGATTTGATAGCCGGCGGCGAGTGCTTGGTCTTGATCGTATTGTCTAGCAAAAGCAGTTAAGGCGATCGCCGGAATTTGTCCATTTTGCTCTGTCGAAGTTCTCACTTGCCGGATCAGCATATAGCCATCCATATCTGGCATACTAATATCACTCACCAACACATCTAACTCGGTCTGAGCTAATATCTGTAGTGCTTCAAATGCTGAAGTCACTACATTAACTTCAGCACCTTTTTCCTGTAAGACAAAAGTTAAAAAATCCCGTGAATCATGGTCATCATCAACGACTAAAACTTTAATACCAGCTAGGGATGAAGGCTGGGAATTTAATGATAATAGGTGATTGTTTTCATCGGCTACATCTAAACTTTGCTCTGGGAGTAACGGTAATCGGACTGTAAATTTTGCGCCTTGTTCCTCTCCCACACTTTCAGCTTTGACAGTACCACCGTGAATTTCGACAATTTTGCGGACAATCGCCAGTCCTAATCCCAATCCGCCAAATTTTCGCGTAGAACTGCTATCTGCTTGGCGGAAGTAATCAAAGACGTAGGGTAAAAATTCTGGGTTAATCCCTTTGCCATTATCAATTAAGATAATCTCAGCATAATCATCAATTTTTTCTAAGCACACCTCTACCTTGCCTCCCTTGGGTGTAAATTTGACAGCATTGGAAAGGAGATTCCAAACTACTTGCTGCAAGCGAGCAGCATCACCCATAACTGGCCTCAAGTTTGGTGCAAAAATTGTCTTGACCTCAATCAGCTTAGTTTCTGCTGCTAATCGCATTGTCTCTAGTGCTGAGAAAACCACAGTTTCTAGGTTGACTTTAGTAACATTCAGCACTAATTTACCCTGTAAAATTCTAGAGACATCTAGCAAGTCTTCAATCAGTTGCACCTGCAATATGGCATTGCGTTCAATCGTGGCTAATGCTTGCGCTGTTCGTGTCTCATTTAGAGTACGATTTTGTAATAGTTTAGACCACCCTAAAATGGAATTTAAAGGGGTGCGTAGTTCATGAGAAAGCACTGCGAGAAATTCATCTTTGATGCGATTGGCTTTTTCTGCTTCAGCTCGTGCAGCTTTTTCTAATTCTAGTAAGTTCGCCCGTTCTTCTAGAATTTGTTTTTGTTCGTGAATATCTGTACAAGTCCCGAACCACTTAACAATATGACCTTGTTGATTTTTAAGTGGTAAACCTCGTGCTAACTGCCAACGATATGAACCATCACTTGCTCGTTTAAAACGATATTCATTTTCGTATAAATTACCAATCTTGACAGCATCTAACCATACTTCATAAGCTCTGTTAACATCCTCTGGATGTAAAGCCACTAGCCATCCAGAACCTTTTGATTGTTCTAATGTTAGTCCAGTATATTCACACCAATTTTGATTAAAATAATCAGTCTCACCGTTAGCATCACTAGTCCATACCAGTTGCGGAATTGCTTCAGCTAAATAACGATAGCGTTCTTCACTTTGTTTCAAAATTTCTAGAATGCGCTGACGTTCAGTAATCTCTTGTTGTAATTTTTCATTAGTCTTAGTAATTTCATTAGTACGCAAAGCAACTAATTCTTCTAAATGATTCTGATATTTTATTAGTTCTGCTTCTACTCGCAATCTTTCGCTTATTTCGATTTTCAATTGTTGATTTGCTTGTTCTAGTTGAGCAGGACTAGGAAGTGCTAAAGCTTTTGGGACTAAAGGGACGAGTTCGATAGCTGTAATTAAAGATATTGTGGCAGTGATTGCCTTTACAAAACCCGATAGCCAATAGGTAGGATGCCAAAGTGTCCAAATCTCTAAAAGATGAGTTGTCCCACAAGCTATGATAAATCCACTAAACAATAGAAATATCCAATGAAAGGGTAAATCTTGCCGTTTACGGACAAAATAGAAAAGTGTAGCCGGGATGGAATAATAAGCTATAGCAATCAGCCCATCAGAGATTATATGTAGCCAAACTAAATCTGTTTTCCACAGATAGCAGTGTCCATGAGGGATAAATGACCCTGAACTAAAAAAATGAGTCCATAATTCTGACATGGTGTTTGAGGTAGACAATTAGTTAGGTTGAATTCACAAGAATTAATATCTAATTCCCCTTTTAATTTTGTAAGCTTTGTGCTTATTTTCAGATCGTAGCTTTATTAGCGTTTATCTAGTTGACAATTTCAGGTAAGATAAATCTCTGTGGACTGTGGATAGGGAGATATTAGG from Nostoc sp. UHCC 0870 includes these protein-coding regions:
- a CDS encoding hybrid sensor histidine kinase/response regulator, whose protein sequence is MSELWTHFFSSGSFIPHGHCYLWKTDLVWLHIISDGLIAIAYYSIPATLFYFVRKRQDLPFHWIFLLFSGFIIACGTTHLLEIWTLWHPTYWLSGFVKAITATISLITAIELVPLVPKALALPSPAQLEQANQQLKIEISERLRVEAELIKYQNHLEELVALRTNEITKTNEKLQQEITERQRILEILKQSEERYRYLAEAIPQLVWTSDANGETDYFNQNWCEYTGLTLEQSKGSGWLVALHPEDVNRAYEVWLDAVKIGNLYENEYRFKRASDGSYRWQLARGLPLKNQQGHIVKWFGTCTDIHEQKQILEERANLLELEKAARAEAEKANRIKDEFLAVLSHELRTPLNSILGWSKLLQNRTLNETRTAQALATIERNAILQVQLIEDLLDVSRILQGKLVLNVTKVNLETVVFSALETMRLAAETKLIEVKTIFAPNLRPVMGDAARLQQVVWNLLSNAVKFTPKGGKVEVCLEKIDDYAEIILIDNGKGINPEFLPYVFDYFRQADSSSTRKFGGLGLGLAIVRKIVEIHGGTVKAESVGEEQGAKFTVRLPLLPEQSLDVADENNHLLSLNSQPSSLAGIKVLVVDDDHDSRDFLTFVLQEKGAEVNVVTSAFEALQILAQTELDVLVSDISMPDMDGYMLIRQVRTSTEQNGQIPAIALTAFARQYDQDQALAAGYQIHLAKPLNADELVAAVRRLAVR
- a CDS encoding CYTH domain-containing protein, giving the protein MPKEIERKFLVKDDSWRQLAKGSLYRQGYISSQGATVRIRIVGNQGYLTIKGPTINYSRSEFEYQIPLADAQEMLDTLCVRPLIEKTRYKINVGGLVWEVDDFAGANQGLILAEVELTDEAQQIELPQWIGEEVSGDLKYYNSYLVKHPFSEW